The region CCTGCGTGAGTTCTATAGTAATTTAAACAAAAATGAAATTCCTGAACATATCAATATTTCAGATACCCATGTTTTTAAAATAAATCCTGATGCGGCAATCACAAGCCTTTTTCAATCACTGACTCCGTATTTTGACAGCAATGTAAAACCTACTGAAAATATTACCCATCTCAAGTTACTGGAAGGAATTTATGCATTGTTAAATACTAATGAGCAGTTTTATCCTGTATTATTTGATTTTGCTGAACCCTGGAAAGTAGACATTCTGGAATTTCTAAACGACAATTATATGGATGATCTTTCAATGGAACAAATAGCCTCATTTACAGGACGGAGTCTGGCAACTTTTAAGAGGGATTTCAAAAAAATCAGTAATCTTACCCCACAAAAATGGATTATGAAAAAACGTCTCGAAATGGCCTATATCAAACTAAAAGAAGAAGGAAGAAAAATACATGATGTTTATTTTGAAGTAGGCTTTAAAAATCCTTCTCACTTCTCAACAGCATTTAAAAAGCAATACGGTTTGGCGCCTTCGGAAATTTAATTTATTTAACAGAAGACATTTCGCTTTTTACTTTTTCTCTGTGCTGCATTCCCCATTTTGTAAGAGCTCCCACAACTTCTTCCAGAGTTTCGCTGTAAGGAAGCAATTCATATTCAACACTTACGGGATAGC is a window of Candidatus Chryseobacterium colombiense DNA encoding:
- a CDS encoding AraC family transcriptional regulator produces the protein MDQSEALQTISYSGIFLSCFSEESTKCIHSTPEHVLVYLYSGEQIIEDRNKTIKLKAGECAFVRRDHRLKMYKNGKGNDLYKGISLTFKRNILREFYSNLNKNEIPEHINISDTHVFKINPDAAITSLFQSLTPYFDSNVKPTENITHLKLLEGIYALLNTNEQFYPVLFDFAEPWKVDILEFLNDNYMDDLSMEQIASFTGRSLATFKRDFKKISNLTPQKWIMKKRLEMAYIKLKEEGRKIHDVYFEVGFKNPSHFSTAFKKQYGLAPSEI